The genomic DNA GTGAAAATTTTTCAGGTGCAAAGAAGAATGTGAAGAAAAGTTTGAAGAAGCTATAGTGTAGATGTGGAGTTCTATAAGACATTAAGAATAGAATGATTCGAATAAAAGTTTCTGTTTAAGGAAAACTTTTATTTTTTTTAGAAAAATAACAAAAGATTATGTATAAAATTTCCATAAGAGTGAATAGATAATGAAAAAGGGTTTTAGGGGGATAGACATGGATCATAAAAAAATGAAAGATTTTATAAATATTTTTAAAAAAGAATTAAAAAAAGAGATCATAAAAAAAGCGTTTATGATGCCTATTCCAGAAAAATTGTGGATAAAAGGACTAAAAAAAATTGTGGAGAACATGAGTTATAAATATTTTTATTGTTTTATTATTTTAGAGTATATGAGAAAAAAAGATATGATTCGTATAAAAAACTATACAAATCATCAAGAATTTTTCACAATTTGGGATGATTTATGTAAAGTGGTTCCTTTTGTTTTTCAACCTATCCAAGAAGATGAAAAAACTTTATTTCCTAATTCTCTTAATAATATAAAAAAAGTACTAGATGATTTTTTTGAATCAGAGTGTATGAAAAAAGTAGAGAATATAGGGTGGTTGTATCAATATTATTTTTTAGAAAAGCAAAAAAGTACAACAGGAATTCATAAAACAAGAATGAATGAAGAAGAGATGATTGTAGCTACTCAGATTTTTACACCTGAGTGGATATGTAAGTATATGGTAGACAATACTGTTGGAAAACTATGGGTTGAAGATGCAGGCAATGAAAACATTAAAAAATATTTATCTTTTTATATTTCACAAAAAGAAGTAAGTGATCGAAGGAAAATAGATCCTAAAAATATAAAAGTTATAGATCCCGCTTGTGGAGCAGGAAATTTATTGTCATATGCTTTTGATGTTTTATATCTTATTTATATACAGGAAGGGTACTCACCAGAAGAGATCCCCAAATATATTTTGAAGTATAATTTGTATGGATTAGATGTGGATGAAAAAGTAGTCTATATAGCAAGATTTATTCTTTTTACAAAGGCTTGGGAAAAAAATAAAAATATCTTTTATGAATTTATCTATCCCTCTATTTATTCTATACAAGAAAGTAATGATGTAATAGGAAAAGAAGAAAATTTTTTAAAATATGTTCCAAAAGAAAAAATTTATATAATGAAGAAAGAAGTAGAAAATCTTTTCAATACTTTCTATGATGCAAAAAAATATGGCTCTATATTAAAAATAAAAAATATAAATATAGAAATTTTAGAGGAATATATAGAATGGATGCCACAACAAATGAAGAAAATGATTATCCAGTGGAAAATTCTTTCTGATACTTATGATGTAGTGATTATGAATCCTCCTTATTTAGCAAATAAAAGAATGCATATAGATCTTAAAAGATATGTAGATGAACATTATAAAGATTATAAAGAAGATTTATTTGCAGCTTTTATCAAAAGGGCTATGGATTTTGCCAAAAGAGATGGTTATATAGGTTGTATGACAAGTTTTGTATGGATGTTTATCAAACGATATGAAAAAATAAGAAAATATATTCTTTCAGAAAAATCTTTAAAAAGTCTTATACAATTAGAGTATTCAAGTTTTGAAGATGCTACTGTTCCTATTGGCACTTTTGTTATGAAAAACTGTAAACAAGATCAACAAATAGATTTTATAAGACTTTGTAAATTTAAGGGAGCTAAAGTACAACCTCAAAAAGTAATAGAAGCTATAAAAAATGAAAGCATTTTTTATAGATATAAAAGAAAAGCTATAGATTTTCAAAGTATTCCAGGAGTGCCCTTAGCTTTTTGGATAGATGATTCTATTATCAATGTATTTCAATTGGGTGTACCTTTAAAAAAAATTGCACAACCCAGAGTAGGTCTTCAAACAAGCAATAATAAAGAATTTGTAAGGTACTGGTTTGAAGTAGATCCAAATAAAATAGGATTTGGTTATAAAAGTAGAGAAAGTGCAAAAATAAGTGGATATAAGTGGTTTCCTTATCAAAAGGGAGGAGAGTTTAGAAAATGGTATGGAAATCATATATATGTAGTAGATTGGGAAAAAGATGGAGAAAGAATTCGAGAGTACAATAAAAAGTTAAATGCTTCAAGAACTTCTAATATAGGAATTGCAAATACTTCTTATTATTTTAAAAAAGGAATTTCATGGTCCTTTGTAAATTCTTCAAGATTTTCAGCTCGATTTAGAGAGGAAGGTTTTTTATTTGACACTTCTGCGTCTTCGCTATTTTGCAAAAAAAATTTATATTTTATCATCGCTTTTTTATGTTCTAAAGTGGCATCGTATCTTTTAAATGGTATAAATCCTACTCTTAATGTACAACCTGGAAATATGGGGTTGCTTCCAATTATTTTTCCTGATGAAGAGACAAAAGAAGAGATACAAAAGCTTTCAAAGGAATGTATTGACCTATCTAAAAAAGATTGGGATCAAGAGGAGATGTCTTGGAATTTTAAAATACATCCCTTTGTGATTTATAAAAGAGAAAATATAAAAAATACATATCTATATTGGGAAGAATTCTGTGAAAAAAATATAAAAATATTAAAAGAAAAAGAAGAACGATTAAATAAGATATTTATTAAGCTTTATGGATGTGAAAAAATATTAAATGATTATGTAGAGGATCAAGAAATTACGATAAGAAAGATTGATAAAAAGCAAGAGCTAAAAAAATTTATATCTTATGGAGTAGGTTGTATGATGGGAAGGTATAGTTTAAAAGAATATGAGAGGAAAGGGTTTTATCCATGTAAAGATGGAATTATTCCTATTACAAATGGATTTTCTCATTCTATAGTACCTTTTTTTATAAAGTTTATAGATATTTTATTTGGAAAAGAAGATAGGGAGAAAAATATTTATTTTCTTTTTAATGGATTAGAAAAAG from Inediibacterium massiliense includes the following:
- the pglX gene encoding BREX-1 system adenine-specific DNA-methyltransferase PglX, with product MDHKKMKDFINIFKKELKKEIIKKAFMMPIPEKLWIKGLKKIVENMSYKYFYCFIILEYMRKKDMIRIKNYTNHQEFFTIWDDLCKVVPFVFQPIQEDEKTLFPNSLNNIKKVLDDFFESECMKKVENIGWLYQYYFLEKQKSTTGIHKTRMNEEEMIVATQIFTPEWICKYMVDNTVGKLWVEDAGNENIKKYLSFYISQKEVSDRRKIDPKNIKVIDPACGAGNLLSYAFDVLYLIYIQEGYSPEEIPKYILKYNLYGLDVDEKVVYIARFILFTKAWEKNKNIFYEFIYPSIYSIQESNDVIGKEENFLKYVPKEKIYIMKKEVENLFNTFYDAKKYGSILKIKNINIEILEEYIEWMPQQMKKMIIQWKILSDTYDVVIMNPPYLANKRMHIDLKRYVDEHYKDYKEDLFAAFIKRAMDFAKRDGYIGCMTSFVWMFIKRYEKIRKYILSEKSLKSLIQLEYSSFEDATVPIGTFVMKNCKQDQQIDFIRLCKFKGAKVQPQKVIEAIKNESIFYRYKRKAIDFQSIPGVPLAFWIDDSIINVFQLGVPLKKIAQPRVGLQTSNNKEFVRYWFEVDPNKIGFGYKSRESAKISGYKWFPYQKGGEFRKWYGNHIYVVDWEKDGERIREYNKKLNASRTSNIGIANTSYYFKKGISWSFVNSSRFSARFREEGFLFDTSASSLFCKKNLYFIIAFLCSKVASYLLNGINPTLNVQPGNMGLLPIIFPDEETKEEIQKLSKECIDLSKKDWDQEEMSWNFKIHPFVIYKRENIKNTYLYWEEFCEKNIKILKEKEERLNKIFIKLYGCEKILNDYVEDQEITIRKIDKKQELKKFISYGVGCMMGRYSLKEYERKGFYPCKDGIIPITNGFSHSIVPFFIKFIDILFGKEDREKNIYFLFNGLEKEIKKYFEYEFYKDHMKFFHKRPIYWMLSSGKYKSFEAFLYVHKFNPNTICIIRNNYIQKIMKQKEKMYQQEPNHLEIYHELEELRRYDEKLEKLEGISIDLDEGIQKNYKKFKSILNK